The Candida orthopsilosis Co 90-125, chromosome 7 draft sequence genome has a window encoding:
- a CDS encoding Trm82 protein (S. cerevisiae homolog TRM82 has tRNA (guanine-N7-)-methyltransferase activity, has role in tRNA methylation and localizes to nucleus), whose protein sequence is MKHPFQLLLANKQGSLLFAAVQNHILVYNTSTGKIVGHWFDDQQSTHKNHQLERRTGKQISSKVQIYNHVKCLALTESESHLVASTDSDKSVLIFTLDYDSENILTLSKRQPMAKRPYAITTHDGEAIVADKFGDAYTVPIDSNPPVLEKDLVPILGHVSMLTDVIVGVHNDKPFLITSDRDEHIRVSSYPKSYVIKSFLHGHEEFISQLCLVDDLLVSGGGDDYLFVWNWYTGEMLTKFDLKDIVRPFLTDAHLPPEKYRSEDSPREISIAKIEFVQFGDAKYFVVLVEHTSCLIVLKYEEKELKLHNIIKLDSLCVAFTVGNDSVYVSLVSESILQRLTFPDGSPKNLIIDTNSIPIDVNTKSEFAELYPVATLRKRSEY, encoded by the coding sequence ATGAAGCATCCATTTCAACTCCTTCTAGCGAACAAGCAGGGTAGTCTATTATTCGCAGCAGTACAAAACCACATCCTCGTCTACAATACATCTACGGGGAAAATAGTAGGCCACTGGTTTGACGACCAACAATCAACTCACAAAAACCATCAATTAGAAAGACGAACTGGAAAACAAATTTCATCCAAAGTGCAAATCTACAATCACGTAAAATGCTTGGCCTTGACTGAATCTGAATCACATCTTGTTGCATCTACTGATTCCGATAAATCAGTACTTATATTCACATTAGATTATGATAGTGAAAATATCTTGACTTTGAGTAAACGACAACCAATGGCCAAGCGGCCATACGCCATAACCACCCATGATGGCGAAGCTATCGTTGCAGACAAATTTGGTGATGCGTATACTGTACCCATTGATCTGAACCCGCCAGTTTTAGAGAAAGATTTAGTCCCAATCTTAGGTCATGTCAGTATGTTGACTGATGTCATCGTTGGTGTCCATAATGACAAACCATTTTTGATTACAAGTGATAGAGATGAACATATTAGAGTATCGAGTTATCCAAAATCGTACGTGATTAAGCTGTTTCTACATGGCCATGAGGAATTTATTTCGCAACTTTGTTTAGTGGATGATCTATTGGTctctggtggtggtgatgattacttgtttgtttggaattggtATACCGGTGAAATGTTGACtaagtttgatttgaaagatattGTGCGTCCGTTTTTGACTGATGCTCATTTACCTCCTGAAAAATATAGATCAGAAGATTCACCAAGGGAGATCAGTATTGCAAAGATTGAGTTTGTCCAGTTTGGTGATGCgaaatattttgttgtgttggTGGAACATACTTCATGTTTAATTGTGTTGAAATACGAGGAGAAGGAGCTTAAATTACACAACATTATAAAATTGGATCTGCTTTGTGTGGCATTTACTGTGGGTAATGATTCAGTCTACGTTTCATTAGTTTCTGAGTCCATATTACAACGGTTAACCTTTCCTGATGGATCACCCAAAAACTTGATAATTGACACCAACCTGATTCCAATTGATGTCAATACCAAATCAGAATTTGCTGAGCTCTACCCAGTAGCTACATTACGAAAGAGAAGTGAATATTAA
- a CDS encoding Ycf1 glutathione S-conjugate transporter has protein sequence MEQQIDYSTSWNPFTVNRWDLLTQINLLAINNGKLANSTQTIQRFTSPSSPSSWKVLSCFSKHESWGPLSDKYNDFTPCFLQGTLFGISSLLMIFVGSYQLVYLRNKRMKVANRIDWSFYVKLLLVAIQLVFQIALSVTYPLNQGGIIETSLVLNIIATVIALAIHYLEQFKSTVPNGVLLFYWLFQIILNLGRIVNLQLRHQFDSHFAILVVLSTINAFGILMIETVFPMKPINYLQRAKYVSPYDQANVFSRITFDWIGGLMKRGYIQFLTQKDLPPLPKSLKATTTTNEFDYYWNKQPAGKKSLFWAISKAFGGQFLLGGVFKAAQDCLAFIQPQLLRLLIKFVNDYSKSMKKGQPLPLTRGLLIAVSMFVVSIVQTACLHQYFQRAFDFGMKIKNSLTSTVYDKSLVLSNESKQESSTGDIVNLMSVDVQRLQDLSQNLQIVWSGPFQIIICLYSLHGLIGNSMWAGVAIMVIMIPLNAAIARKQKQLQKSQMKYKDKRSRLINEILNNIKSLKLYGWEIPYLDRLNYVRNDLELKNLKRMGIFMATANFTWNLAPFLVSCSTFGVFVLTQKKSLSTDLVFPALSLFNLLSFPLAVVPMVITNIVEAQVAIGRLTKYLTSSELQDNAVVKLPPATEMGQVAVSIENGTFLWSKAKGEQNYKVALSNINLTAKKGQLDCIVGKVGSGKSSIIQAILGDLYKLDGEVALHGKVAYVPQVPWIMNGTVKDNILFGHVYDAEFYNQVLKACALTVDLAILPKGDKTEVGEKGISLSGGQKARLSLARAVYARADVYLLDDPLSAVDEHVGKHLVDHVLGPMGLLRSKCKVLATNNIKVLSIADHLHMVSAGRLIEQGTYDDIMKQDNSKLKLLIDEFGKKKEESPTPTPSTRKNVEGASKSKPDDGKDYEVKDDVNLEDLESDYDMDIISLRRASEQPLVPDDERDDEEYLEEVEEEEEDEDTKARKEHIEQGKVKWEVYTEYAKACGPVNVIIFLGCIIISYLVNVSSTFWLEHWSEINTRYGYNPNVIKYLGVYFLLGIGYSTSSLIQNISLWILCTIQGSKKLHNVMAVSVMRAPMTFFETTPIGRILNRFSNDIYKIDEVIGRVFNMFFSNTVRVFITIVVISFSTWQFVFLILPLGVLYVYYQQYYLRTSRELRRLDSVSRSPIYANFQESLVGVSTIRAYGKEDRFKFLNQHRVDENMKAYNPAINANRWLAVRLEFLGSVIILGAAGLSILTLSSGHLTAGLVGLSVSYALQITQSLNWIVRMTVEVETNIVAVERCLEYSRLKSEAPEIIPDHRPPQSWPQDGEIKFEHYSTKYRPELDLVLKDINIDIKPREKIGIVGRTGAGKSSITLALFRIIEAFQGDINIDGIKTDTIGLYDLRHKLSIIPQDSQVFEGTIRSNLDPNDEYSDDQIWRALELSHLKEHVEKMYAERDVEEPSNDDASNQPRDVVHEAEKDRVETPLDVKITEGGTNLSIGQRQLMCLGRVLLKLNYSNILVLDEATAAVDVETDQILQQTIRTEFKDKTIITIAHRLNTILDSDRILVLEKGQVAEFDKPKELLKNKDSLFYSLCKQGGFIEDE, from the coding sequence ATGGagcaacaaattgattattcAACTAGTTGGAACCCATTCACTGTTAATCGATGGGATTTACTAACTCAGATTAATTTGCTAGCTATCAACAATGGCAAGCTTGCCAACTCAACTCAAACAATTCAGCGATTTACATCGCCATCTTCGCCATCACTGTGGAAGGTGTTGAGTTGCTTTTCCAAACATGAATCATGGGGCCCGTTGTCTGATAAATACAATGATTTCACACCTTGTTTTCTTCAGGGAACACTATTTGGCATATCTTCATTACTCATGATATTTGTTGGATCATATCAGTTGGTGTACttgagaaacaaaagaatgaaagTAGCTAATCGAATCGATTGGAGCTTCTATGTCAAATTATTACTTGTGGCgattcaattggttttccaaattgcATTATCAGTCACATATCCATTGAACCAAGGAGGTATAATTGAAACTTCGTTAGTATTAAATATCATTGCTACCGTCATTGCTTTAGCTATTCATTATTTAGAGCAATTTAAATCAACAGTACCTAATGGAGTCTTGTTATTTTATTGGTTattccaaatcattttAAACCTAGGGAGAATTGTTAATTTACAATTACGCCATCAATTTGACCTGCATTTCGCTATATTGGTGGTTTTAAGTACAATTAATGCATTTGgaatattgatgattgagACTGTTTTTCCCATGAAGCCCATCAATTATTTACAAAGAGCTAAATATGTATCACCTTATGATCAAGCCAATGTATTCTCAAGAATTACGTTTGATTGGATTGGTGGATTGATGAAACGTGGGTATATACAATTCCTCACTCAAAAGGATTTACCACCATTGCCAAAGTCATTGAAAGCAACCACTACAACTAATGAGTTTGATTATTATTGGAATAAACAACCAGCAGGGAAAAAATCATTGTTTTGGGCAATTTCGAAAGCTTTTGGTGGACAGTTTTTATTGGGAGGTGTGTTTAAGGCAGCTCAGGATTGTTTGGCATTTATTCAACCTCAATTGTTGCGtttattgatcaaatttgttaatGATTACTCCAAGTCAATGAAAAAGGGACAGCCATTACCCTTGACTAGGGGCTTGTTAATTGCAGTTTCcatgtttgttgtttcaattgtccAAACTGCTTGCTTGCATCAATATTTCCAAAGAGCATTTGATTTCGGAATGAAGATTAAAAACTCATTAACTTCAACAGTTTATGATAAATCGCTTgtattatcaaatgaatcaaaacaagaatCTTCCACTGGTGATATTGTAAACTTGATGTCGGTTGATGTACAAAGATTACAAGATTTGCTGcaaaatttacaaattgtCTGGTCAGGTCCTTTCCAGATAAttatttgtttgtattCATTACATGGATTAATTGGTAACTCGATGTGGGCTGGTGTTGCAATTATGGTGATCATGATTCCGTTAAATGCTGCAATTGCAAGAAAACAGAAGCAGTTACAAAAATCGCAAATGAAGTATAAGGATAAACGGTCGAGGTTGATAAATGAGATTttaaacaatatcaaaagtttaaaattgTATGGATGGGAAATTCCATATTTGGATAGATTAAATTATGTGCGtaatgatttggaattgaagaatttgaaaagaatggGAATCTTTATGGCCACGGCTAATTTCACTTGGAATTTAGCTCCATTTTTGGTCAGTTGCTCAACATTTGGTGTGTTTGTATTAACACAAAAGAAGAGTTTATCAACTGATTTGGTGTTCCCGGCATTGTCATTGTTTAATCTTTTATCATTCCCATTAGCTGTCGTCCCCATGGTGATTACAAACATTGTAGAAGCGCAAGTGGCAATTGGGAGATTGACAAAATATTTGACCAGTTCAGAGTTGCAAGATAATGCCGTAGTGAAATTACCGCCAGCTACCGAAATGGGCCAAGTTGCCgtatcaattgaaaatggaaCGTTTTTATGGTCGAAAGCCAAAGGTGAACAAAATTATAAGGTTGCCTTGTCTAATATTAACTTGACTGCTAAAAAGGGACAATTGGATTGCATTGTAGGCAAAGTTGGATCTggtaaatcatcaatcataCAAGCTATTTTGGGTGATTTATATAAATTGGATGGTGAGGTTGCACTTCATGGAAAAGTGGCTTATGTTCCACAAGTCCCCTGGATTATGAATGGTACAGTCAAGGATAATATCTTGTTTGGACACGTATACGATGCTGAGTTTTATAATCAAGTGTTGAAAGCTTGTGCATTGACTGTTGATTTGGCCATTTTACCTAAAGGTGACAAGACTGAAGTTGGAGAAAAGGGTATTTCATTATCTGGTGGTCAAAAGGCAAGGTTATCATTAGCTAGAGCTGTTTATGCTCGTGCTGATGTCTACTTGTTGGACGATCCATTGAGTGCAGTTGATGAACATGTGGGAAAACATTTGGTTGATCATGTATTAGGACCAATGGGTTTACTAAGAAGTAAATGTAAAGTCCTTGCTACTAATAATATTAAAGTGTTGAGTATTGCTGACCATTTACATATGGTCAGTGCTGGAAGATTGATTGAACAGGGTACTTATGATGATATCATGAAACAAGATAATTCGAAATTGAAGttattgattgatgagtttggcaaaaagaaggaagagTCACCAACGCCAACTCCATCGACTAGAAAAAATGTTGAAGGTGCAAGCAAACTGAAACCTGATGATGGAAAAGATTATGAAGTAAAAGATGATGTTAATTTGGAGGATTTGGAATCGGATTATGATATGGATATCATTAGTTTGAGACGTGCTTCGGAACAACCTTTGGTCCCTGATGATGAACgcgatgatgaagagtaCCTTGAAGAAgtggaagaagaggaggaagatgaagacACAAAGGCTAGGAAGGAACACATTGAGCAAGGGAAGGTGAAATGGGAAGTGTATACTGAATACGCCAAAGCTTGTGGTCCGGTCAATGTTATTATCTTTTTGGGATGTATTATCATATCGTACTTGGTCAATGTTAGTTCTACGTTTTGGTTAGAACATTGGTCTGAGATTAACACGAGGTATGGATACAACCCCAATGTCATCAAGTATCTTGGTGTTTATTTCCTTTTAGGTATTGGTTACTCGACAAGttcattgattcaaaatatttccCTTTGGATCTTGTGTACTATCCAAGGATCCAAAAAATTACATAATGTAATGGCAGTTAGTGTCATGCGAGCACCAATGACGTTTTTCGAAACTACACCTATTGGAAGAATATTGAATcgattttcaaatgatatttacaagattgatgaagttatTGGAAGAGTATTTAATATGTTTTTCAGTAACACCGTGAGAGTATTTATTACAATTGTTGTGATTTCGTTTTCAACTTGGcaatttgtgtttttgaTCTTGCCATTGGGTGTATTGTATGTGTACTATCAACAATACTATTTAAGAACTTCGAGAGAATTGAGAAGATTGGATTCGGTCTCCAGGTCGCCGATCTATGCCAATTTCCAAGAATCCTTGGTTGGTGTGTCGACAATTAGAGCATACGGAAAAGAAGATAGGTTTAAGTTTTTAAATCAACATcgtgttgatgaaaatatgAAAGCTTATAACCCAGCAATCAATGCTAATAGATGGTTAGCTGTGAGATTGGAGTTTTTAGGGTCGGTTATCATTCTTGGAGCTGCTGGGTTATCCATCCTCACATTATCTTCAGGGCATCTTACAGCAGGTCTTGTTGGTTTATCGGTTTCTTATGCTCTACAAATTACTCAATCGTTGAATTGGATAGTGAGAATGACGGTTGAAGTAGAGACAAATATTGTTGCTGTAGAAAGATGTTTAGAGTACTCGAGATTGAAGAGTGAAGCACCGGAAATTATTCCTGATCACCGCCCACCTCAATCTTGGCCCCAAGATGGTGAGATAAAATTTGAACATTATTCAACCAAATATAGACCTGAGTTGGATTTAGTATTGAAAGATATAaatattgatatcaaacCAAGAGAAAAAATTGGTATTGTTGGCAGAACAGGGGCTGgcaaatcatcaattacaTTGGCATTGTTTAGAATCATTGAAGCATTTCAAGGCGATATCAATATCGATGGAATCAAGACTGATACTATCGGATTATATGATTTGAGACACAAGTTATCCATTATCCCTCAAGATTCACAAGTGTTTGAAGGTACAATCAGATCAAATCTTGATccaaatgatgaatattcCGATGATCAAATATGGAGAGCCTTGGAGTTATCCCATTTGAAAGAacatgttgaaaaaatgtATGCTGAACGCGATGTTGAAGAACCCAGTAATGATGATGCATCTAATCAACCGCGTGATGTTGTCCATGAAGCTGAAAAGGATAGAGTTGAAACACCATTAGATGTAAAGATCACCGAAGGAGGTACCAATTTATCCATTGGACAACGTCAATTAATGTGTCTTGGCCGAGTATTGCTTAAATTAAACTATTCAAACATTTTGGTTCTTGATGAAGCTACGGCGgctgttgatgttgaaactgatcaaattttacaacaaaCAATACGTACCGAATTCAAAGATAAGACAATTATCACCATTGCTCATCGATTAAATACCATCCTTGATTCGGACCgaattttggttttggaaaaggGACAAGttgctgaatttgataagCCTAAggagttgttgaagaacaaGGATTCATTGTTTTATTCCTTGTGTAAACAAGGTGgatttattgaagatgaataG
- a CDS encoding Sec1 protein (S. cerevisiae homolog SEC1 has SNARE binding, role in vesicle docking involved in exocytosis, vesicle fusion and localizes to plasma membrane, cellular bud cellular bud tip), with translation MSKNKDPNSLINIQHDYIYNKIKSIQQPKQIYNLVIDKKVETILYKSFTKEQLLRIVASVELIDSERRKNTYMTAIYMVEQSIYNMRCIMADVTTKRYKKGMTLFAYQDENVDPKATKFFNNKFLSNPGVADYLDYIGRINFEYNAVETRVFLTDDKTPNSMPIYYNKNVLNFVMPQIKLVAKCLLNVMISMEEYPFIRFYRPMDANYDAKRLPELIADEFQQQMDEYCRSNQNYPTPEVSAKTRSILLITDRTIDLFAPLLHEFTYQAMAMDIVQGLEREGVFKYQSENEKGEIKDVEATLDDENDEDWINLRHLHIIESSELIVNKITELVKNNPLMIDRSKASTSSDLMYIVAHLKGFDEERKQLTLHKTLIDKCLDINASRKLAEFAADFEQTCCADGVSFEGERNKHLHDDLIVLLARDDLHINDKMRLILIYAYYRGGLIRADFEKLIKFIGVDDRHITGLMERCFNNVDKLGFQLFKTDIKDKPFGKQYFHTINNEGTYNTSRYTPGIKTIMQNVAKYSLDREWFPYFRDIPLDDEVVVTEPKSSSTKKDLNSSGTLRNPRIKASWASQTGTTSSNLSRYGGGGQKQKQRIFCYVAGGITYSEIRSIYELSNSLNKEIYIGSESILRPRDFLIGLQNLSQNKTLDALDLNIVKESSKNEEIPNFLYNDGSAGISRPVPRQQVSGQQQQQQQQQPLSGRGSNYPPPQQHSQSQSQFGQVSSFQQQVEQQQQMYAKAHGSSANGSSGASGAGHYKKRSTKSGSPESSSATTGSAEGSSSSTSGKRSRLKKLFK, from the coding sequence ATGTCTAAAAACAAAGACCCAAACTCACTTATAAACATCCAGCATGACTACATCTACAATAAAATCAAGAGTATTCAACAACCGAAACAAATTTACAACTTGGTTATTGATAAAAAGGTGGAAACCATACTATATAAatcatttacaaaagaacaattgTTACGAATAGTGGCATCGGTAGAACTAATTGATTCTGAACGAAGGAAAAATACTTATATGACAGCAATCTACATGGTTGAACAATCGATTTATAATATGAGGTGTATAATGGCAGATGTGACTACTAAGCGATACAAAAAGGGAATGACATTATTTGCATATCAAGACGAAAATGTTGATCCTAAGGCAACaaagtttttcaacaacaagtttcTTTCTAATCCTGGTGTTGCAGATTATTTGGATTACATTGGTCGTATCAACTTCGAATATAATGCTGTGGAAACAAGAGTGTTTTTAACTGATGATAAAACTCCCAATTCCATGCCTATTTATTATAACAAAAATGTGTTAAATTTCGTCATGCCTCAGATTAAACTAGTTGCTAAATGCTTGCTTAATgtaatgatttcaatggaGGAGTATCCTTTTATTCGATTTTACCGTCCTATGGACGCCAATTATGATGCTAAGCGTTTGCCTGAGTTGATTGCTGatgaatttcaacaacaaatggaTGAGTATTGTCGTAGTAATCAAAATTACCCAACTCCCGAAGTATCGGCTAAAACTAGGTctatattgttgattacAGATCGTAccattgatttatttgcTCCTTTGTTGCATGAATTCACCTATCAAGCAATGGCAATGGATATAGTACAAGGTTTGGAAAGGGAAGGGGTTTTCAAATACCAGagtgaaaatgaaaaggGAGAAATTAAAGATGTTGAAGCAACTttagatgatgaaaatgatgaagattggATTAATTTACGACATTTGCACATTATTGAAAGCTCGGAGTTGATTGTCAATAAGATAACTgagttggtgaaaaatAACCCTTTGATGATTGATCGATCAAAAGCAAGTACATCCTCCGATTTGATGTATATTGTAGCTCATTTGAAAggatttgatgaagagagaaaacaattgactTTACACAAGACTCTTATTGATAAATGTCTTGATATTAATGCCCTGAGGAAATTGGCGGAGTTTGCTgctgattttgaacaaaCGTGTTGTGCTGATGGAGTAAGCTTTGAAGGTGAGAGAAATAAACATTTACAcgatgatttgattgttttattgGCTAGAGATGACTTGCATATAAATGATAAAATGAGattaattttgatttatgCTTATTATCGTGGTGGATTAATCAGagctgattttgaaaaattgattaaatttattggtgttgatgatcGTCATATTACTGGATTGATGGAAAGatgtttcaacaatgttgataaattgggtttccaattgttcaaaactGACATCAAAGATAAACCATTTGGAAAGCAGTATTTTCATACGATTAACAATGAAGGGACTTATAATACCAGTAGATACACACCAGGAATCAAGACCATTATGCAAAATGTCGCCAAATATTCCTTGGACAGAGAATGGTTTCCCTACTTTCGTGATATTCCCTTGGATGATGAGGTGGTGGTGACTGAACCAAAGAGCTCTTCTACCAAGAAGGATTTAAATTCAAGTGGTACATTGAGAAACCCTAGGATCAAGGCAAGCTGGGCGTCACAAACGggaacaacatcatcaaacttATCTAGATATGGTGGTGGCGgtcaaaagcaaaaacaaCGTATATTTTGTTATGTTGCTGGTGGTATCACATACAGTGAAATTCGTTCAATTTATGAATTGTCAAACTCGCtcaataaagaaatttaCATTGGATCAGAGCTGATTCTCAGACCTAGAGATTTTCTTATTGGTTTACAAAATTTAAgtcaaaacaaaactttGGATGCATTGGATTTGAATATAGTGAAGGAGTCGTCAAAGAATGAGGAAATACCAAACTTCTTGTATAATGATGGAAGTGCAGGCATATCTCGTCCCGTCCCTCGACAACAAGTTTCtggtcaacaacaacaacaacaacaacaacaaccactCTCGGGTAGGGGATCCAATTACCCgccaccacaacaacattcaCAACTGCAATCTCAATTTGGCCAAGTTTCCtcatttcaacaacaagttgaacaacaacaacaaatgtaTGCAAAAGCTCATGGCTCATCTGCTAATGGGTCTAGTGGTGCAAGTGGTGCAGGACATTATAAAAAGAGAAGCACGAAATCAGGTAGTCCTGAGTCGAGTTCTGCAACTACTGGATCGGCCGAAGGTTCTAGTTCATCAACTTCTGGTAAACgatcaagattgaagaagttgttcAAGTAG
- a CDS encoding Yps7 aspartic-type endopeptidase, with protein MYKHNSIAAFLMLSLLPVSSSSSISPSAISNSKSIDNHPTPILGTLLVSAIGERDSGEEDDIVQFTIARPTPTLAAAAQSSSLRSNLTTSVASSQSTENQNDQDVFKLVFTVGSDDSYYNARFQFGDNSQQNSSNSSSSSTNSQEIGLRLDLIQPEIWVMNGGNYKECAEIYASRSSILNQYQSVSSIPSSVTDIPLFTTNCAKRGLYTSSSDSMPLPSGVGDASINNGDAYTIPYMNQIQASGEFVTDNFNFNLTSGNNFQMTNFTFVNVNDTSMYVGGLGLASYPRGNGFLSRLVSQDIIKSQSYSLWFSNSTSPGNDLFAQLIPGVVDQKYYIGDLYSADMIPHSGMRYNYTQSSVNADLANLILPIINLDNIKIERIDTGESVSIKSDENEVLPVLLDSRILYSYLPLNVIINLAIQTNAYYSSEANRWLVECDTLTSNENATIEFVIGSVLVQIPLREFLVDAVYQGYNLQFESGNKACFLTFLRTDAAGFNSLGLPFLRHIYLVVDNDGKQVALANSNKFLQVDQSELLHLNSNNKLPTYNYSSIAPAARNISSIAYIESGTIPFATSMAYANVGNVTTEAITLSYSEVTLNSGETVALDIPARLSGALIKSGSIFVTGVTASASTVPSSQVTSSSRGDAPILQIVGIGSAFTGGKMGVWISMISILLGLCLTMM; from the coding sequence ATGTACAAACATAACTCCATAGCAGCTTTTCTTATGCTACTGCTACTACCGGttctgctgctgctgctgatACTGCCACTGGCAAtctcaaattcaaagagCATAGACAACCATCCTACTCCTATACTCGGTACACTACTAGTCTCAGCCATAGGTGAACGAGACTCCGGCGAAGAAGACGATATTGTCCAATTTACCATAGCGCGACCTACTCCCACACTAGCTGCTGCTGCTCAACTGCTGTCTCTAAGGTCAAATTTGACTACTTCTGTTGCGTCATCGCAATCAACTGAAAACCAGAATGATCAAGATGTGTTTAAGTTGGTGTTTACTGTAGGCTCGGATGATTCTTATTATAATGCtcgttttcaatttggtgataatCTGCAACAaaacagcagcaacagcagcagcagcagcacGAATTCACAAGAGATTGGGCTTCGATTAGATTTGATTCAGCCGGAAATATGGGTCATGAATGGGGGTAATTATAAAGAATGTGCCGAAATTTATGCATCACGAAGTAGTATCTTGAATCAGTACCAGAGTGTGTCTAGTATACCGTCATCAGTTACTGATATTCCACTATTCACTACCAATTGCGCTAAACGAGGGTTATACACTAGCTCATCAGACTCTATGCCCTTACCACTGGGTGTAGGCGATGCTTCAATCAATAATGGCGATGCATACACTATCCCCTAtatgaatcaaattcaagctAGTGGGGAATTTGTCACtgataatttcaatttcaatttaactCTGGGtaacaatttccaaatgaCAAATTTCACTTTTGTTAATGTTAATGATACAAGTATGTATGTTGGTGGATTGGGGTTAGCTAGTTACCCCCGCGGTAATGGATTCCTATCACGATTAGTATCACAAGACATAATCAAATCACAAAGTTATTCACTTTGGTTTAGTaattcaacttcaccaGGTAATGACTTATTTGCCCAATTGATTCCTGGAGTCGTTGATCAGAAGTACTATATTGGTGATTTATATTCAGCTGATATGATTCCTCATTCGGGTATGAGGTATAATTATACTCAATCATCAGTTAATGCAGATTTAGCCAATTTAATCTTACCCATAATCAATCTAGATAATATTAAAATTGAACGGATAGATACCGGTGAAAGTGTATCTATAAAATcagatgaaaatgaagtaTTACCGGTATTATTGGATTCAAGAATCTTGTATTCTTATTTACCATTAAATGTAATTATTAATTTGGCCATACAAACAAATGCATATTATAGCTCCGAGGCTAATAGGTGGTTAGTTGAATGTGATACGCTCActtcaaatgaaaatgCCACGATTGAGTTTGTTATTGGATCGGTTTTGGTGCAAATACCATTGCGTGAATTCTTGGTTGATGCCGTATACCAAGGTTataatttacaatttgaaagtggTAATAAGGCATGttttttgacatttttaAGAACTGATGCTGCGGGGTTTAATTCTTTGGGATTGCCATTTTTGAGACATAtttatcttgttgttgataatgatggAAAACAAGTGGCTTTAGCAAATAGTAACAAGTTTTTACAAGTTGATCAATCGGAATTACTTCATTTGAACTCCAATAATAAATTACCAACTTACAACTACTCATCGATAGCACCAGCAGCAAGAaatatatcatcaattgcgTATATCGAATCAGGAACAATACCATTCGCAACATCAATGGCATATGCCAATGTCGGTAACGTCACTACTGAAGCAATAACGTTATCGTATTCAGAAGTTACTCTCAATTCAGGTGAAACTGTAGCATTGGATATTCCAGCTAGGTTGAGTGGTGCATTGATTAAATCAGGATCGATTTTTGTGACTGGTGTTACGGCAAGTGCTTCAACAGTGCCCTCTAGTCAAGTTACATCAAGTTCTCGGGGTGACGCTccaattttacaaattgtGGGGATTGGCAGTGCTTTTACCGGTGGCAAAATGGGTGTATGGATTAGTATGATTAGCATACTATTGGGGTTATGTTTAACTATGATGTAA